CCGCCGGCGTCCGGCTCGGCCAGACCTATCCGCAGCCGATCGTTGAGCACGATTTCGCGCGCAAGCGCGCGCTGGCGGCGTTTGAGACTACGCGTTGATCGAAGCGACGGCTGGGGCCGCGCGTCGACGGTCGCCGCGTGCACGCTTCCAGACCCTTGTCTGGGCGGAATAAATGCCGGACGAGCCGGCAAGATCACTATATGCTGGATAGAATAGGAGAGCCTTATGAATGACGTCGAGAAACTTGTCGCAGCTATCCTAGCCGCGGCTCTTTCGTCCAAGGGTGACGCACGACCCAACGCGAAGGACTATGTCGATAATTATGAAAGCGTTCTCGATGTCATCAGGGAACGCGAACGTGGCCGCGAAAAGGAAAAGCGAACTGCGGCCGCTAAAGACGATTCCTGGACGGCAGTCAACGAGGAACTGAAAAGGAAAAAGACCGCGATTGCCGACCCAGCCTAATGGCCAAAGCGCTCTTTAAGAGCTGAGACACCACACAAGGTGCCGGAAATTAAAATACGATAGAACTAAGGGACTTCTCGCATGTCTTCTGAACTTGGTCAGGGCGACGACATTGTTTACCCCTCCGCCATTCCATTTATTCTTGTCCACATAGCCTGCATCGGAGCGATCTGGTCGGGCGTGACCCTGACGGCCGTCGCGACATGTATCGCCCTTTATGTGGTGCGCATCTTTGCAATCGGCGCCGGGTATCATCGTTATTTTTCGCACCGCACCTATTCGACCAGCAGGGTTTTCCAGTTCTTGCTGGCTTTTCTTGCTCAGAGCAGCGCGCAGAAAAGCGTACTTTGGTGGGCTATGAAGCACCGGCATCATCATCTGCACTCTGACACAGATCAGGATGTACATTCGCCCCGGCACAAGGGTTTCCTTTATAGTCATGTCGGTTGGGTCTTTGATCGCAAGCACGATAAGACGGATTTCGCCAAGATTGCCGATTTCGCGCGTTATCCCGAACTGGTCTGGCTCCATCGTCTGGAACTTGTACCAGCCTTCATAGTCGCCACACTGTGCTTTGTCGTTGGCGGATGGTCGGGCCTGATCGTGGGGTTTTTCTGGAGCACCGTGCTGCTCTATCATGCCACCTTCTGCATCAACTCGCTCGCGCATGTCCGCGGTAAAAAGCGATATGTGACAGGCGACGATTCCCGCAATAATTGGCTGCTGGCTTTCTTCACGATGGGTGAAGGCTGGCACAACAATCATCACGCCTATCAGAGTAGCGTGCGACAGGGTTTCATGTGGTGGGAGTTTGATCCGACCTATTATATTTTGAAGGTTCTCTCCTGGCCGGGGATCGTCTGGCAACTCAAGACCCCTCCCGAACAGGTGCTGCGCAACGAACAGCGATTGGGGTCGCGTGTCATCAGCCGGGCCGCTGAGGAACTCGCATCGCGTTTCAATTCTGAGCGAATCGCACTCTCTATAAAATCTGCCCACACCGGAGCGGAGCTTTCTGCGTTGTGGAGCATCATCAGTCGCGCGCATGGCCGCGTGGCAGACGCGCTGGACATAGCCCAACTCCCCCACTTTCCGACGCGTGAGAACTTGCTCGCGGAGGCGAAGGCGATTTTCGCGAAGACGCCGTCTCTGGACGATATCGTCACCCGTGCGCACGAGATTCTGCTTGCCTCCGTCAGCATGCATCTTGCTGGATTGGCAGAAGCCAGTCCGGGCGCTGCTTAGTCCGGACATGCCGAGCACGTGGCCGCTTCGCAGCGGCTGCGCTCAGGCACTTTCGAGTCGTCGTCCGCGAAGAACAACCAAGCTACTGATTAAGAGTGATTTTTGGGTCTCGGCCAGTATTGGTTTTTGCCGGATTTGGCGGCTTGGGGATGGGTTTTCTTGCAAATTGATCGGCGGCTCTGCTCGTGATTCTCTTCGTTTCGGGGACGAAGCGGAGGGTGATTCTGATGCGGCCGAAAGAGCAGCGCGAGACTGGGCAGAAGGATCTTTTCAAAGCCCGGCTCGACCAGATCGTCGACATGAGCCATCCGCTCGCGAAGCTCGCCGGGGCGATCGATTGGGGCTTTCTCGAAACAAGCTTCGGTGCCGCCTACAGCGACAAGCCGGGACATCCGCCGCTGGCGACCAGGCTGATGGCGGGGCTCGCCATCCTGAAGCACATGCACGATCTTTCCGACGAGGTTTTGTGTGATCGTTGGGTCGAGAACCCCTATTATCAGCTGTTCTGTGGCGAGGAGTTTTTCCGCCACAAGCTTCGCTTCGATCGCTCCTCGATCACGCGCTGGCGGCAAAGGATGGGTGAAGAAAGGCTCGTCGCGCTTTTGCAGGAGAGCCTTGCAACGGCGCCGCGCGTTGGCGCAGCAAAACCCGCCGACTTCACCAAGGTCATTGTCGACACGACGGTGCAGCCGAAGGCGGTCGCCTTCCCGACCGATGCGCGGTTGATGCATCGTGCGCGCGAGCGGCTGGTGCGGCTCGCCAAGAAACATGGCGTCGGGCTGCGCCAATCCTATGTGCGCGTCGGCAAGTTCGCTTTGATCCAGCAGCAGCGCTATGCGCATGCCAAGCACTTCAAGCGGGCAAAGCGGGCGCTGAAGACGTTGAAGACCCAGCTCGGCCGCACCATCCGCGACATCGCCCGCAAGATCAAAGCCCACGCGCCGCTCGAAGACGCCTTCGCTAAGGAGCTGATGCTGGCGCGCCGGGTTCACGCGCAGAACAGGAACCTGCGCCGCATCAAAGGCACCCCGGCCGATGCCGATCTCCGCGTCTTCAGCCTGCATGCGCCAGAGGTCGAATGCATCGGCAAAGGCAAGGCGCACAAGCCTTACGAGTTCGGCGTGAAGGTCTCGGTCGCGACGACGCTCGCGCACTCGAAAGGCGGCCAATTTATCGTTCACGCCAAGGCTCTGCCCGGCAAACCCTATGACGGCCATACGCTTGCCACCGTCATTCCCGCCATCGAACGCATCGTCGGCGCCGCCCTTCAGCGCATTATCGCCGACGCCGGCTACAAAGGTCACAATGCGCCGCAGGAACACCGCTTCAAGGTCTATACCGCCGGCCAAAAGCGCCGCATGACCGATGCCATCAAGCGCGAGATGCGAAGACGCTCGGCCGTCGAGCCGGTCATCGGCCATGCCAAATCTGAACATCGCATGGGCCGCAATTATCTTGCCGGACAGGCCGGCGACGCGATCAACGCCGTGCTCGCCGCCGCTGGCTACAACTTCCGCCGCCTCTTGGCCTGGTTCAACCTTTTGTTGTCCGCAATCTGGATCGCCATCAGCCCCGCAAACGCCCCGGAAACACATTACGAAACCGCTTGGGACGCCTTCTTCACAGACGACCGAGTCGCTTGAACGATTTCGCCCCTAATGCCCTTTCCCGTTGCGCGCTTCAGCGAGATGGCCGAAGTGACGCGTGAACGTACCGAGGCCCGTTGTGTCGGCGCGCAATTGCAGAATGAAATCGCCGAGTTCCGCCGCGGGCACTAAAGCTTCGACGTCATCCCAACCGGGCCAGCTCTCGCGCTCAGCGTAACCGAGAATTTGCCCGCGTCGGCCAGAGAGCAGGCGCTGTGCCGCGGCGGTAAATTTGTTCGGCACGCTCACTGTCACATGATCAATCGGTTCCAGCAGGACGGGATCGGCCTTTGCCAGCCCTTCAATGATGCCGTTGCGCGTCGCCGTGCGAAAAGCCATGTCGGAACTGTCCACCGAATGAAACGATCCATCGACAAGCGTTACCTCGACATCGACAACCGGATAGCCGAGCGGGCCTTTCTGCATGGCTTCTTCCGCCGCCTCGCCAACCGATGGAATATATTGGCGCGGCACCGCGCCACCGACGATCTTGTCAACGAAAGAAAAGCCTTCGCCCCGCGGGCGCGGCGCGATCTCAAGCACGACATCGGCGAATTGCCCGTGGCCGCCGGTCTGGCGTTTCAGCCGCGCATGCTGTTTCACCGCGTGTTTGATCGTTTCCTTATAGGCGATCTTCGCCAGCGTAACATTGATCTGGCAATTATAGACCGACGCCAGACGCTCTAGCGCCCCGTTCAGATGGATCTCGCCCTGTCCGCAAAGCAAAGTCTCGCCAGTCTCACGCCGATGGGCGATATTGAGTGACGGGTCTTCCTCGACGATCTTATGCAGCGCGCCGGACAGTTTCACATCGTCCTTGCGGTCCTTGGCGGCGATGGCGAAGGCATAAACCGGCACGGGCGGCTGCGGGAAAGGAAGCTCCGCGCTGGCCTCGCCGATGATTGCGCCCGTCACCGCGCTTTCGAGCCGCCCGATGGCGACCAATTCGCCGGAGTCTGCCGTTTGCATGCGCGAAATCTCGCCGTTGATGAAGCGATAAAGGCCGCCGACGCGGCCGCCATTGAGCGGCGCGCCATCACGTAAACCGCCGCGCCAGATGCGCGCATAAGAAAGTTTGCCGGCATAGGCGGCCTGCCCGGCATGAACCGTCTTGAAGATTTGCACGAGTGGTTGATCGGACGCAGCAATGGCGCGCCGTTGCGCCGTCTGCGACGCCGCCGGCACGTCGTGGCGCAAGGCTTTCCAGAGCCGGAAGATGCCATGTCCGCGCGACGCCGCGCCAAAGAGGACCTGAACGATCGTACCGTTCTCCTGATCCTTGTGAAGCGTTGCGAATATCTCGTCGGGTGAGGGCGCGATATCCTCGATCACCTTTTCGAGCAAAGCATCGTCGTGATCGGCGAGCACTTCCGTGAGGCCGGCGAGCGCTTCCTGCTCGGGTATCAGCAATTCGCTCGGCAACATGCAACGTTCGGAATCTTCGCCGCAATAATGATAGGCCCGCTCGCTTACGACATCGACATAGCCCGTCACTGCGTCGCGTTCGCGGATCGGGATCTGTCGCAAGACAAGTGGATATTGGGAATAGGGTTGCAGCGCTGCGACGATCTCGCGAACCTGGCCGGCGAGCGCATCGATTTTATTGATGAAGATGAGATGCGGCAGACCCGCCGCCTCAATCGTCTTCAAGAGAACCGGGAGATTCGAGAGCCTGTCGGCGGAAGGATCACAGACGACGATCGCGAAATCGACGATCGCGAGCGCTGCCGCCGTCTCCTGCGCGAATTCGACCGAGCCGGGGCAATCGACCAGCGCCCAGGGTTCGCCCATGAACGTACAATGCCCGAGCCGCAACTCCGTCGTCATGGCGCGCGTGTAGGGGCGTTTCGGCGGCGCGCCAGCGCTCGCCAGCAGCGCCTCGAACAGAGTGGATTTGCCGGTGCCGTAAGGGCCTACGAGCGCGACGGAGCGTGGGCCCGCAGGCTCCGCCTTCCATGCGGATCTTGTCATGCGCATCTCCTCCCATCACGCATGTTCCGGAAAAGTTGCAGATTTTTCCGATTAGAACATGCGCCAAAACGTGCAGATTTTTCCGCACGCGGAGCAGACCGCCGGAGCGATGCCGCTCCTTCCGGAGGTCATGATTGATCCGATGCGCGGGCCGCGCAAGATGGATTCGCGACGTGCGGCGACGAAAGATTTGCCGCAACGCAACCACGGCGCGTCATTGCGAGCGAAGCGAAGCAATCCAGAAAAATAA
This Methylovirgula sp. DNA region includes the following protein-coding sequences:
- a CDS encoding fatty acid desaturase, which codes for MSSELGQGDDIVYPSAIPFILVHIACIGAIWSGVTLTAVATCIALYVVRIFAIGAGYHRYFSHRTYSTSRVFQFLLAFLAQSSAQKSVLWWAMKHRHHHLHSDTDQDVHSPRHKGFLYSHVGWVFDRKHDKTDFAKIADFARYPELVWLHRLELVPAFIVATLCFVVGGWSGLIVGFFWSTVLLYHATFCINSLAHVRGKKRYVTGDDSRNNWLLAFFTMGEGWHNNHHAYQSSVRQGFMWWEFDPTYYILKVLSWPGIVWQLKTPPEQVLRNEQRLGSRVISRAAEELASRFNSERIALSIKSAHTGAELSALWSIISRAHGRVADALDIAQLPHFPTRENLLAEAKAIFAKTPSLDDIVTRAHEILLASVSMHLAGLAEASPGAA
- a CDS encoding elongation factor G — protein: MTRSAWKAEPAGPRSVALVGPYGTGKSTLFEALLASAGAPPKRPYTRAMTTELRLGHCTFMGEPWALVDCPGSVEFAQETAAALAIVDFAIVVCDPSADRLSNLPVLLKTIEAAGLPHLIFINKIDALAGQVREIVAALQPYSQYPLVLRQIPIRERDAVTGYVDVVSERAYHYCGEDSERCMLPSELLIPEQEALAGLTEVLADHDDALLEKVIEDIAPSPDEIFATLHKDQENGTIVQVLFGAASRGHGIFRLWKALRHDVPAASQTAQRRAIAASDQPLVQIFKTVHAGQAAYAGKLSYARIWRGGLRDGAPLNGGRVGGLYRFINGEISRMQTADSGELVAIGRLESAVTGAIIGEASAELPFPQPPVPVYAFAIAAKDRKDDVKLSGALHKIVEEDPSLNIAHRRETGETLLCGQGEIHLNGALERLASVYNCQINVTLAKIAYKETIKHAVKQHARLKRQTGGHGQFADVVLEIAPRPRGEGFSFVDKIVGGAVPRQYIPSVGEAAEEAMQKGPLGYPVVDVEVTLVDGSFHSVDSSDMAFRTATRNGIIEGLAKADPVLLEPIDHVTVSVPNKFTAAAQRLLSGRRGQILGYAERESWPGWDDVEALVPAAELGDFILQLRADTTGLGTFTRHFGHLAEARNGKGH
- a CDS encoding IS5 family transposase, coding for MMRPKEQRETGQKDLFKARLDQIVDMSHPLAKLAGAIDWGFLETSFGAAYSDKPGHPPLATRLMAGLAILKHMHDLSDEVLCDRWVENPYYQLFCGEEFFRHKLRFDRSSITRWRQRMGEERLVALLQESLATAPRVGAAKPADFTKVIVDTTVQPKAVAFPTDARLMHRARERLVRLAKKHGVGLRQSYVRVGKFALIQQQRYAHAKHFKRAKRALKTLKTQLGRTIRDIARKIKAHAPLEDAFAKELMLARRVHAQNRNLRRIKGTPADADLRVFSLHAPEVECIGKGKAHKPYEFGVKVSVATTLAHSKGGQFIVHAKALPGKPYDGHTLATVIPAIERIVGAALQRIIADAGYKGHNAPQEHRFKVYTAGQKRRMTDAIKREMRRRSAVEPVIGHAKSEHRMGRNYLAGQAGDAINAVLAAAGYNFRRLLAWFNLLLSAIWIAISPANAPETHYETAWDAFFTDDRVA